The Cloacibacterium caeni region AGAATTTTTTGGAGTTCTTGCTTTGTGATGTGAGAAATATTTTTCTCCAAATCTACTTTAGACAACCACAGAATTCTGTGCCAAAAACGATTCGTAATTTCAAAAATTTTCGCATTCCCAATAGTTTTCTTGGGATTTTCTTCTCTGTAATTTTTAAAAACTTCTTCCGCTTGTTCTTTGTCTACGCCTATGAAATTGACTTTAATCTCGAAATTATATTTTAAATCGGCGAGTTCTCTCGCTTTCCAAGCTGAAAGTTTAAGAATTGCAGGCCCAGAAAGTCCCCAATGTGTAATGAGAAGCGGCCCGAATTCTTCCATTTTTAATTTTGGAATAGAAACTTCTGCATGAGGAAAACTCGTTCCCATTAAATCATTCAGCACATCATTTTTGATATTAAAAGTAAACAATGACGGAACTGGCGAAACAATTTTATGCCCTAAATTTTCAATCATTTTCAAAGATTTCGGCGAACTTCCTGTGGTATAAACCAAATAATCGGTGAGGATTTCTCCTTCTTTGGTGATGATTTTATAGCCTTCTTCTAATTTCTGAATTTCTAAAACGACTGATTGTGTTTTGATTTCAAAGTTTTTAGTTTGAACTTCTTTCAGGAAACAATCAATAATGGTTTGAGAGGAATTACTTTCCGGGAAAATTCTGTTGTCATCTTCTATTTTCAACGAAACATTTCGTTGAGCGAACCAATCCATTGTATCACCTGGTTGAAATTTACTAAAAACGCTTAATAATTCTTTATTTCCTCTAGGGTAAAATTTCACCAATTCACGAGGATCAAAGCAAGCGTGAGTCACATTGCATCTTCCACCTCCAGAAATTTTTACTTTTTGCAAAACATCTTGGTTTTGTTCGAGAATGGTAACTTGAAATTTATTTTCGTCGAGGTTTGCAGCACAGAAAAATCCTGCAGCGCCACCTCCAATAATGGTAATTTTCTTTTTCATTTTTTTATATGTTCTTTTGTCTTGAAACAAAAGAACCAAAAGTTCAAGACTTGAATTCTCGGCTAAAATTTGCTACAAAATTCTAAAATCCCTGAAACTCGCTTTGCTCAAACAGCAGGAATTTTTCAACGAATTTTATTTCAAATTTTTTAACGCCTCCGAATTCATAGGTCGTTATAATAATTTTCTGCAAAAATACGATTTTTTAAAACCATGATTATTGCGTATTTTTGAAGCCTAAAAAACTTAAAAATGATTTACTACCATAAACACGAAGTTCGCTGGAGCGATATAGATGCCAACAGACATTTAGCAAACTCTTCTTATGTGCAATATTGCGCGCAAACGAGAATGGCTTTTATGACAAAACATAAAATGGGCGTTGCTCAACTCAACAGATGGGGAATTGGTCCTGTAATTTTGCACGAAAGATATTCTTTTTTCAAAGAAGTTTATGCTGACCAAGAAGTGATTG contains the following coding sequences:
- a CDS encoding NAD(P)/FAD-dependent oxidoreductase; amino-acid sequence: MKKKITIIGGGAAGFFCAANLDENKFQVTILEQNQDVLQKVKISGGGRCNVTHACFDPRELVKFYPRGNKELLSVFSKFQPGDTMDWFAQRNVSLKIEDDNRIFPESNSSQTIIDCFLKEVQTKNFEIKTQSVVLEIQKLEEGYKIITKEGEILTDYLVYTTGSSPKSLKMIENLGHKIVSPVPSLFTFNIKNDVLNDLMGTSFPHAEVSIPKLKMEEFGPLLITHWGLSGPAILKLSAWKARELADLKYNFEIKVNFIGVDKEQAEEVFKNYREENPKKTIGNAKIFEITNRFWHRILWLSKVDLEKNISHITKQELQKILENLCENTMQVKGKSTFKDEFVTAGGVDLKEINFKMMESKILENFYIAGEVLNIDAVTGGFNFQACWSESWLIAQDLNAK